One window of Chroococcidiopsis sp. TS-821 genomic DNA carries:
- the coaE gene encoding dephospho-CoA kinase (Dephospho-CoA kinase (CoaE) performs the final step in coenzyme A biosynthesis.) gives MTTHRRIIGLTGGIATGKSTVAHYLATHHHLPIFDADVYAREAVKIGSPVYDAIAQRYGIDIFQEDGSLNRKKLGDIIFNSAEERTWLEQQIHPYVRDRFAEAMQQPYQTIVCVIPLLFEAGLTHLVTEIWVVVCSPQQQLARLMQRNQLTREQALARINSQMSLAEKASRADVVLDNSSTLEALLQQIDTALLSKDRLQELQTPSD, from the coding sequence ATGACGACTCACCGTCGCATTATTGGTTTAACAGGTGGAATTGCAACCGGAAAATCAACTGTTGCACATTATTTAGCAACGCATCACCATCTACCAATCTTTGATGCAGACGTTTATGCACGAGAAGCGGTTAAAATTGGTTCTCCAGTTTACGACGCGATCGCCCAGCGTTATGGTATCGATATTTTTCAGGAAGATGGTTCGCTGAATCGCAAGAAGTTAGGCGATATCATTTTTAATAGCGCAGAAGAACGAACTTGGTTAGAGCAACAAATTCATCCATATGTCCGCGATCGCTTTGCGGAAGCAATGCAACAACCGTATCAAACAATCGTCTGCGTGATTCCGTTATTATTTGAGGCAGGTCTGACTCATTTAGTGACAGAAATTTGGGTTGTCGTTTGTTCTCCACAACAGCAACTTGCAAGATTGATGCAACGCAATCAACTTACCCGCGAACAAGCACTAGCCCGCATTAATAGTCAAATGTCGCTAGCAGAAAAAGCATCCCGCGCCGATGTTGTTTTAGATAACTCTTCTACACTAGAAGCATTATTGCAACAAATTGATACCGCTTTGTTATCAAAAGACCGTTTACAGGAATTGCAGACTCCCTCTGACTAA
- a CDS encoding transaldolase family protein, translating into MAIYLDSALVSEAEIADKLGWVKGITTNPTLLAKSDLPPETTLKKLTALTSGPVFYQVTARELAAMLNEARKAREIIGKQTILKIPATSVGFQAVARLSSEIDCSVTAIYSAAQAAIASEAGAKMAIAYVNRATRLLGDGIALVRDMASVLKNSKTEILAASIKSPQEAAAAIQAGANHLTLPLAMLQAMTTHEFSETTVEEFTQNGIGLNQY; encoded by the coding sequence ATGGCAATTTATCTTGATTCAGCATTAGTATCTGAAGCTGAAATCGCTGATAAACTCGGTTGGGTAAAAGGAATTACGACAAATCCCACATTGCTAGCAAAAAGCGATTTACCGCCAGAAACGACACTCAAAAAGCTGACAGCACTAACTTCAGGACCTGTTTTTTACCAAGTAACAGCACGTGAACTTGCAGCTATGCTCAACGAAGCGAGAAAGGCGCGTGAAATTATTGGTAAACAAACAATTTTAAAAATTCCGGCAACATCGGTAGGATTTCAAGCTGTAGCGCGTTTATCTTCCGAAATTGATTGTTCTGTAACGGCAATTTATAGTGCAGCCCAAGCCGCGATCGCGAGTGAAGCTGGTGCGAAAATGGCGATCGCCTACGTCAATCGTGCAACTCGCTTGTTAGGTGACGGTATTGCCTTAGTGCGCGATATGGCAAGTGTCTTGAAAAATAGTAAAACTGAAATTTTGGCAGCGAGTATCAAATCTCCCCAAGAAGCCGCTGCTGCTATTCAAGCCGGAGCAAATCACCTCACACTACCTTTAGCAATGTTACAAGCAATGACAACGCATGAGTTTTCCGAAACAACCGTCGAGGAGTTTACTCAAAATGGTATTGGGTTAAATCAATATTGA
- a CDS encoding TrkH family potassium uptake protein, whose amino-acid sequence MTVSRSICLGFLTVIAVGTLLLMMPFSTSSGTWNDPIVALFTATSAVCVTGLAVEDTGTYFSFWGQLFLLMLVQIGGLGYMTANTFLLLLLGRRFSLKDKIAIQRSLDRPGIQGSTQILSSIIALTAVMEITGVLLLLPTFNADYEFNQALWLAIFHSINSWNNAGFSLFPDSYVRYQFYLPLIIPVSLLIILGGIGYPVIFEMYLWMRDRFLRKPYRTVFSLNFKVATSTTLALLITGTISFLFIELRNPETFGNIGFGNQLVLAWFQSVTTRTAGFNTIDIGRMTTAGLFLTIALMFIGASPGGTGGGIKTTTARVLANCTKAILQGKEEVEMYQRQVPISLILKAIGVVVGSTTTVILATILISITDPAVNFIKIFFEVVSAFATVGLSTGITASVSGAGKLILIVTMYVGRVGILLLMAALLGDPRPRAIHYPEENLLVG is encoded by the coding sequence ATGACTGTTTCTCGCTCGATTTGTCTTGGTTTTCTCACTGTGATTGCGGTCGGAACTCTTTTATTGATGATGCCTTTTTCGACGAGCAGTGGGACGTGGAACGATCCAATTGTTGCCTTGTTTACTGCAACTTCTGCGGTATGCGTTACAGGGTTAGCTGTGGAAGACACCGGAACCTATTTTTCATTCTGGGGTCAGCTTTTTTTATTAATGTTGGTACAAATTGGTGGACTTGGCTACATGACAGCCAACACCTTTCTTTTACTACTGTTAGGGCGGAGATTTAGCCTCAAAGATAAAATCGCCATTCAACGCTCTTTAGACCGTCCAGGAATTCAGGGTAGCACGCAGATTTTGAGTTCCATAATTGCTTTAACTGCTGTTATGGAAATTACAGGGGTTTTATTGCTACTACCAACATTCAACGCTGATTATGAATTCAATCAAGCTTTGTGGTTAGCCATTTTTCATAGCATTAATTCTTGGAATAATGCAGGATTTAGTTTATTTCCTGATAGCTACGTACGCTATCAGTTTTATTTACCTTTAATTATTCCTGTTTCGCTGTTGATTATTCTTGGTGGTATTGGCTATCCAGTCATATTTGAAATGTACTTGTGGATGCGCGATCGCTTTTTAAGGAAACCTTATCGTACAGTTTTTTCGCTTAACTTTAAAGTAGCAACAAGTACAACATTGGCATTGCTTATTACAGGTACAATATCTTTTCTATTTATTGAACTGAGAAACCCTGAAACCTTTGGTAATATCGGCTTTGGCAATCAGTTAGTTTTAGCTTGGTTTCAATCAGTTACAACCCGAACCGCAGGTTTTAATACTATTGATATTGGTCGTATGACAACTGCGGGACTCTTTTTAACAATTGCCTTAATGTTCATTGGTGCTAGCCCTGGTGGTACTGGCGGTGGTATCAAAACAACAACAGCTAGAGTATTGGCAAATTGTACTAAAGCAATTTTACAAGGTAAAGAAGAAGTCGAAATGTATCAGCGACAAGTTCCAATATCATTAATATTAAAAGCTATTGGTGTTGTCGTTGGTTCAACAACAACTGTCATTTTGGCAACAATCTTAATCTCGATTACAGATCCGGCAGTTAACTTTATCAAAATCTTTTTTGAAGTTGTTTCTGCTTTTGCTACAGTAGGATTATCAACTGGAATTACAGCGAGTGTTTCTGGCGCTGGTAAACTTATCTTAATCGTGACAATGTATGTAGGACGAGTAGGGATTTTGCTACTGATGGCTGCACTGTTAGGAGATCCGCGCCCGCGCGCCATTCACTATCCTGAAGAAAACTTATTAGTAGGTTAG
- a CDS encoding tetratricopeptide repeat protein yields the protein MTDTPQLTVFAITVVGIGLTILAFFIREGVITSNIYKQGVKLYQDKNYSAAETAFRQVIARHPSNDLARLLLGDTLLQQERIEEAIATWKELTSRAPKNVDAHLRLGMALLKHNQLEDAIASLETAKNLFQAQRNPQKAQTVAQLLQEISQQQEVG from the coding sequence ATGACTGACACGCCTCAACTTACCGTATTTGCCATTACCGTCGTCGGAATTGGTTTAACGATCTTGGCTTTCTTTATCCGTGAGGGAGTCATTACCTCCAACATTTACAAGCAGGGAGTCAAACTTTATCAAGATAAAAATTACAGCGCCGCCGAAACCGCGTTTCGTCAAGTGATTGCGCGTCACCCAAGTAATGACTTAGCGCGGTTGTTGCTAGGAGATACTTTACTACAGCAAGAGCGGATAGAAGAGGCGATCGCTACTTGGAAAGAATTAACTAGCCGCGCGCCAAAAAATGTTGACGCACATTTACGTTTGGGAATGGCGTTACTCAAACACAATCAACTAGAAGATGCGATCGCCTCGCTTGAAACTGCTAAAAACTTATTTCAAGCGCAACGCAATCCACAAAAAGCCCAAACTGTCGCCCAGCTTCTGCAAGAAATTAGTCAGCAGCAAGAAGTTGGATAA
- a CDS encoding homogentisate phytyltransferase, protein MSQVFEQELKQLGWRGWLYALWKFARPHTIIGTSLSVWGVYLITYAIAFSSRIDLLAPIGAWIACLCGNVYIVGLNQLEDVAIDKINKPHLPIASGEFSLRMGQGIVAVTGVLALLLAWVLGPYLFGMVAISLAIGTAYSLPPIRLKRFPFWAALCIFSVRGAIVNLGLFLHFSWVFQGDRTIPPVIWVLTAFILVFTFAIAIFKDIPDIEGDRQYQITTLTIELGQKAVFDLALWVLTACYLGMLFAAWLPQVNTVFLMSTHLLLLGLMWWRSRQVDLQDKRAIASFYQFIWKLFFLEYLIFPAACLLA, encoded by the coding sequence ATGAGTCAGGTTTTTGAGCAAGAGTTAAAGCAATTAGGGTGGCGTGGCTGGTTGTATGCATTGTGGAAGTTCGCCCGCCCGCATACGATTATTGGCACGAGTTTGAGCGTGTGGGGAGTGTATCTCATCACTTATGCGATCGCTTTCTCAAGTCGTATCGATTTACTCGCGCCTATAGGAGCTTGGATTGCTTGTCTGTGTGGCAATGTCTATATTGTGGGGCTAAATCAGCTCGAAGACGTAGCCATTGACAAAATTAACAAACCCCATTTGCCGATCGCATCAGGTGAATTTTCACTACGGATGGGTCAAGGTATCGTAGCAGTTACAGGAGTGCTGGCGCTACTCTTAGCCTGGGTGTTGGGACCCTATTTATTCGGAATGGTGGCGATTAGTTTAGCAATTGGAACTGCGTACTCTCTACCACCAATTCGCTTGAAGCGGTTTCCGTTTTGGGCAGCGTTGTGTATTTTCTCGGTGCGGGGTGCGATTGTCAATTTAGGGTTATTTTTGCATTTTAGTTGGGTGTTCCAAGGCGACCGCACGATTCCTCCTGTTATATGGGTACTGACAGCGTTTATTCTAGTGTTTACGTTCGCGATCGCAATTTTTAAAGATATTCCAGATATTGAAGGCGATCGCCAGTATCAAATTACAACTTTGACGATCGAGCTAGGACAAAAAGCTGTTTTCGATTTAGCACTTTGGGTTCTCACCGCTTGCTATTTAGGAATGTTATTTGCAGCGTGGCTACCTCAAGTCAATACTGTATTCCTGATGAGCACGCATTTACTTTTACTAGGGTTAATGTGGTGGCGAAGTAGACAAGTCGATTTACAAGATAAAAGGGCGATCGCAAGTTTCTATCAATTTATTTGGAAACTCTTTTTCCTGGAATACCTAATTTTCCCTGCTGCTTGTCTGCTAGCTTAA
- a CDS encoding NAD(P)/FAD-dependent oxidoreductase has protein sequence MFSHANADTDVIIIGSGIGGLSCAALLARYGFAVTVCESHSIPGGAAHAFERQGFKFDSGPSLYSGLSYSPSPNPLRQVLDAIAEELPCVQYDTWGCCLPEGDFDTTVGAEQFCEVLARLRGDRAVAEWRELQRVMEPLSQAAIALPPTALRFDLGAILTVGQFIPAIAPHATNIFKLTGPFSRIIDDVVRDPFIRNWLDLLSFLLSGLPADSTSAAEMAFMFADWYRPGVKLDYPIGGSGALVAALVRGFERYGGKLQLNAHVEQILVENNQAVGVRLRGGKQLRSRRAVISNASIWDTLKLLPPETLPKFRKQRQATPECDSFMHLHLGIDATNIRSDLACHYIVVNDWERGVTAPQNVVLISIPSLLDPSLAPAGKHVIHVYTPGNEPYAIWEKMDRRTQAYTQQKQIRAEVMWQALERIIPDIRSRCEVTLVGTPLTHERYLRRHRGSYGPAIAAGEGFFPGSTTPLPGLLCCGDSTFPGIGLPAVAASGAIAANTLAPVTKHLELLRDIRVSKA, from the coding sequence ATGTTTTCTCATGCAAATGCTGATACAGATGTGATTATCATTGGCAGTGGTATTGGTGGTTTAAGCTGCGCCGCATTACTCGCACGCTATGGCTTTGCGGTGACAGTTTGTGAAAGTCACTCGATTCCTGGGGGTGCAGCCCATGCGTTTGAGCGTCAGGGCTTTAAGTTTGATTCAGGACCATCACTCTACTCAGGTTTATCATACTCGCCTTCGCCGAATCCTTTACGTCAAGTCTTAGATGCGATCGCCGAAGAACTTCCCTGTGTTCAATACGATACGTGGGGTTGCTGCTTACCTGAAGGTGATTTTGATACGACTGTTGGTGCTGAGCAATTTTGTGAAGTTTTAGCAAGGTTGCGCGGCGATCGAGCTGTCGCTGAGTGGCGCGAGTTACAGCGCGTCATGGAACCGCTTTCGCAAGCGGCGATCGCTTTACCGCCAACGGCATTACGTTTCGATCTTGGTGCAATACTTACCGTGGGACAATTTATTCCGGCGATCGCTCCTCACGCTACAAATATTTTTAAACTCACTGGACCCTTCTCGCGCATTATCGATGATGTTGTTCGCGATCCTTTTATCCGTAATTGGCTAGACTTACTATCCTTTCTACTTTCTGGACTTCCTGCGGATAGCACCAGCGCTGCTGAAATGGCATTTATGTTTGCTGATTGGTATCGCCCAGGTGTCAAATTGGATTACCCCATTGGGGGTAGCGGGGCGCTCGTTGCGGCTTTGGTAAGAGGATTTGAACGTTATGGTGGTAAGCTGCAACTAAACGCACACGTTGAGCAAATACTTGTCGAAAATAATCAAGCTGTAGGAGTGCGACTGCGTGGTGGGAAACAACTGCGATCGCGGCGGGCGGTAATTTCCAATGCCTCGATTTGGGATACACTCAAGCTGTTACCGCCTGAAACTCTACCAAAATTCCGCAAACAGCGCCAAGCAACTCCTGAATGTGATAGCTTTATGCATCTTCATCTAGGAATTGATGCGACAAATATACGCTCTGATTTAGCTTGTCACTACATTGTCGTTAACGATTGGGAACGAGGAGTTACTGCACCGCAAAACGTTGTGCTGATCTCGATTCCATCATTACTCGATCCGTCGCTTGCACCCGCAGGAAAGCACGTTATTCACGTTTATACGCCTGGAAACGAACCGTATGCAATCTGGGAGAAAATGGATCGTCGCACGCAAGCTTACACGCAACAAAAGCAAATTCGCGCCGAAGTGATGTGGCAAGCTTTAGAACGCATTATTCCTGATATTCGCTCGCGTTGCGAAGTCACCTTAGTAGGTACGCCCCTAACCCACGAACGCTATTTACGTCGTCATCGCGGTTCTTATGGTCCTGCAATCGCTGCAGGTGAAGGCTTTTTCCCAGGATCGACAACGCCGCTACCAGGTTTATTGTGCTGCGGAGACTCAACATTTCCTGGAATTGGTTTACCCGCAGTCGCCGCTAGCGGTGCGATCGCTGCCAATACCCTCGCCCCTGTTACCAAGCATCTTGAATTACTGCGGGATATCAGGGTTAGCAAAGCTTAG
- a CDS encoding methyltransferase domain-containing protein: MSATLNQRIQQFYDASSGLWEQIWGEHMHHGYYGAAGNEKKERRQAQIDLIEELLKWSSVQQAKNILDVGCGIGGSSLFLAEKFQAHVTGITLSPVQAARATERAQAAGLSQSTHFQVADALNMPFADATFDFVWSLESGEHMPDKVKFMQECYRVLKPGGKLLMVTWCHRPTDGAAGELTADERKHLEEIYQVYCLPYVISLPEYEAIARNLGLHDIRTADWSKAVAPFWNVVIDSALNPGAILGLLFAGWETIQAALSLGLMSRGYERGLIRFGLLCGRK, translated from the coding sequence ATGAGTGCAACACTAAATCAACGAATTCAGCAATTCTATGACGCTTCGTCCGGACTGTGGGAACAAATTTGGGGCGAACACATGCATCATGGTTATTATGGTGCAGCAGGTAACGAAAAAAAAGAGCGCCGACAAGCGCAAATTGACTTAATTGAGGAATTACTCAAGTGGTCTAGCGTGCAGCAAGCCAAAAATATTCTTGACGTAGGCTGCGGAATTGGTGGTAGTTCTTTATTTTTAGCAGAAAAGTTCCAAGCTCATGTGACAGGCATTACGCTTAGTCCTGTACAAGCAGCAAGAGCCACCGAACGCGCCCAAGCTGCTGGATTAAGTCAAAGTACGCATTTCCAAGTTGCAGATGCCTTAAATATGCCATTTGCAGATGCAACTTTTGACTTTGTGTGGTCGCTAGAAAGTGGCGAACATATGCCTGATAAGGTGAAGTTTATGCAGGAATGCTACCGGGTACTCAAGCCTGGTGGTAAGTTGCTGATGGTGACATGGTGTCATCGTCCAACAGATGGTGCTGCAGGAGAACTAACGGCGGACGAACGCAAACACTTGGAGGAAATTTACCAAGTTTATTGTTTGCCTTATGTGATTTCGTTACCTGAGTACGAAGCGATCGCCCGCAATCTTGGCTTACACGATATTCGCACCGCCGATTGGTCAAAAGCTGTTGCGCCGTTTTGGAATGTTGTGATTGATTCTGCGTTGAATCCTGGGGCGATTTTGGGATTGCTGTTTGCGGGTTGGGAAACGATTCAGGCGGCGTTATCGTTAGGGTTAATGAGTCGCGGTTATGAACGCGGGTTGATTCGATTTGGTTTATTGTGTGGGAGGAAGTAA
- a CDS encoding Uma2 family endonuclease, whose protein sequence is MSIETTTENQTWDDVDWQPPMPPTDLIFDDGEPLETNRHRIAINVLIRSLKHHWAERTDFFAGGNMFVYYSSRQAKNRDFRGPDFFVVLGVDSNPSRLGWVVWEEGGRYPDVIVELLSASTKEVDLGAKKTLYEQVFRTRDYFVFDPFDANSLQGWHLDLDRGYQPIAANEQNLLWSHALGLWLGTWTGVVEDDNATWLRFYDSSGLVLLPEEAERQRAEAERQRAEAERQKSERLAARLRELGEDPDIL, encoded by the coding sequence ATGTCTATAGAAACGACAACCGAAAACCAGACTTGGGATGATGTAGATTGGCAGCCTCCTATGCCACCTACAGACTTAATTTTCGACGATGGAGAACCCTTGGAAACGAACCGCCACCGCATTGCTATAAATGTCTTGATCCGTTCGTTAAAACATCACTGGGCTGAACGCACAGATTTCTTTGCGGGTGGTAATATGTTCGTCTACTACAGTAGCCGCCAAGCTAAAAATCGCGATTTTCGCGGACCTGATTTTTTTGTCGTCTTAGGAGTCGATAGCAATCCTTCTCGTCTTGGTTGGGTTGTCTGGGAGGAAGGCGGACGTTATCCTGATGTCATTGTTGAATTACTATCAGCAAGTACTAAGGAAGTTGACTTAGGAGCAAAGAAAACCTTATACGAGCAGGTATTTAGAACGCGTGACTATTTTGTCTTCGATCCTTTTGATGCTAACTCACTACAAGGATGGCATTTAGATCTCGACCGAGGCTATCAACCTATTGCAGCTAATGAGCAAAACTTACTGTGGAGTCACGCATTAGGTTTATGGTTAGGTACGTGGACTGGAGTCGTTGAGGATGATAACGCTACATGGCTGCGGTTTTATGACTCATCGGGACTCGTGCTGTTACCTGAAGAAGCTGAACGCCAACGCGCTGAAGCTGAACGCCAACGTGCTGAAGCTGAACGCCAAAAATCTGAAAGACTCGCAGCAAGATTACGCGAATTGGGTGAAGATCCAGATATTTTGTAA
- a CDS encoding spore photoproduct lyase family protein translates to MTSLLTKPAAHSSRLWMPERVLFTPAALDQPWGQQILSRVQALNLPIEELPQNRLSGLRGDSERETYQIAKRTLAVVTAPPSHFKLSPIPPSADWQFHLAEGCPAHCQYCYLAGSLQGPPVIRVFANLPQILENLATYERLDTATTFEVSCYTDPLGIEHLTGSLAECIRYFGTRSNAHLRWVSKFDAVDELIDLPHNGHTRCRVSVNAAPVSGRFEGGTASVSSRLQALRKLALPHSQGGGGYPVGIVIAPIMLIDDWELHYTRLFDEISTTLDFSCDLTFELISHRFTPKSKEVLQTWYPHSKLDMEEDKRSVKRNKFGGTKYVYDTDDMKTLRRFFEREIARRFPEARILYWT, encoded by the coding sequence ATGACAAGTCTTTTAACTAAACCAGCAGCACACTCTTCGCGCTTATGGATGCCAGAGCGTGTTTTATTTACACCTGCGGCACTCGATCAACCGTGGGGACAACAAATTTTATCACGCGTACAAGCACTTAACTTACCTATTGAGGAACTACCCCAAAATCGCCTTTCAGGTTTACGGGGTGATTCTGAACGCGAGACGTATCAAATCGCTAAGCGGACACTTGCCGTCGTCACCGCGCCACCGAGTCATTTCAAGCTAAGCCCAATTCCCCCTTCAGCCGATTGGCAATTTCACCTTGCAGAAGGTTGTCCAGCACATTGTCAATATTGTTATCTTGCAGGTAGTCTCCAAGGTCCACCAGTAATTCGCGTATTTGCTAACTTACCGCAAATTCTAGAAAACTTGGCAACCTACGAACGCCTTGATACCGCAACAACGTTTGAAGTGAGTTGTTACACCGATCCACTCGGTATCGAACACCTCACAGGTAGTTTAGCTGAGTGTATTCGCTACTTTGGTACGCGCAGCAATGCTCACCTCCGTTGGGTTTCTAAGTTTGACGCAGTTGATGAGTTAATCGACTTGCCGCACAATGGACATACTCGGTGTCGTGTCAGTGTTAATGCTGCACCCGTTTCAGGACGGTTTGAAGGCGGTACAGCATCTGTGTCATCGCGCCTGCAAGCCTTACGCAAATTAGCTTTACCACACAGTCAAGGCGGTGGTGGTTATCCTGTCGGTATCGTTATTGCACCAATTATGCTCATTGACGATTGGGAATTGCACTACACGCGGCTATTTGATGAAATAAGTACAACTTTGGACTTTAGTTGCGATTTGACGTTTGAGTTAATTTCGCATCGGTTCACGCCTAAGTCAAAGGAAGTCTTACAGACTTGGTATCCGCACTCGAAGCTTGATATGGAGGAAGACAAGCGAAGCGTTAAGCGTAACAAGTTTGGCGGTACAAAGTATGTTTATGATACCGACGACATGAAAACGCTACGCCGCTTTTTTGAACGCGAAATTGCACGACGTTTTCCTGAAGCGCGGATACTGTATTGGACATAA
- the cobA gene encoding uroporphyrinogen-III C-methyltransferase, with protein sequence MNAQGKVYLVGAGLGNISYLTVRALQLLTQAEVLIYDALVDDQLLQLVPETCLKLDVGKRGGRPSTPQAEINQLLVKYCQLGKQVIRLKSGDPFIFGRSAAEIAALIAANCQFEVVPGISSALAAPLLAGIPLTDPNLSRCFAVFTAHEPEKLNWEALARLETLVILMGGKQLSAIVQQLLHHGRSPQTPIAVVKWAGTQKQQIWTSDLANIQTVTAGVSLSPVAIVVGEVVALREQLNAKIEIEFPAPDMLDQLPLRGKTILVTRSAGQSSDARDRLAILGANVIEMPALEIGPPSSWEDLDRAIAHIADFNWLILTSTNGVDYFFARLATQGKDARALAGVKIAVVGEKTAQSLEQQGLQPDFIPPNFIADALVEHFPEPLQGKKILFPRVETGGREVLVKEFTAKGADVVEVAAYESRCPQNISPEALKALQQQAVDVITFASSKTVKNFCQLLASHSGVNLDSVCIASIGPLTSKACQQHFGRVDIEASEYTLEGLTQAIVQWAKR encoded by the coding sequence ATGAATGCTCAAGGCAAAGTTTATCTTGTCGGTGCAGGATTAGGTAATATCAGTTATCTTACGGTAAGAGCGCTACAACTGTTAACACAAGCTGAGGTTTTAATTTACGATGCGCTTGTTGATGACCAGCTATTACAGTTAGTTCCAGAAACCTGTCTCAAACTCGATGTCGGAAAGCGTGGCGGAAGACCGAGTACACCACAAGCAGAAATCAACCAGCTATTAGTAAAATATTGCCAACTAGGTAAACAAGTTATCCGATTAAAATCTGGCGATCCATTCATTTTTGGGCGTTCAGCAGCTGAGATTGCGGCTTTAATAGCAGCTAACTGTCAATTTGAAGTTGTACCAGGAATTTCGTCAGCTTTAGCAGCCCCCCTACTTGCAGGAATACCTCTTACCGATCCAAATTTAAGTCGTTGTTTTGCGGTTTTTACTGCGCACGAACCAGAAAAACTCAATTGGGAAGCGCTAGCGCGGTTAGAAACCCTTGTTATCTTAATGGGGGGAAAACAATTATCAGCGATCGTACAGCAATTATTACATCACGGGCGATCGCCGCAAACTCCTATAGCTGTAGTTAAATGGGCTGGAACTCAAAAACAACAGATTTGGACGAGTGACTTGGCAAATATTCAAACCGTCACAGCAGGTGTTTCACTTTCACCCGTCGCGATCGTTGTTGGTGAAGTTGTTGCGCTCCGAGAGCAGTTAAATGCAAAGATAGAGATTGAATTTCCCGCTCCTGATATGTTAGATCAACTGCCCCTACGCGGTAAAACGATTTTAGTGACGCGATCGGCTGGACAATCAAGCGATGCACGCGATCGCCTGGCAATACTGGGTGCTAATGTAATTGAAATGCCTGCGCTAGAAATTGGTCCGCCTTCAAGTTGGGAAGATTTAGATCGGGCGATCGCTCATATCGCGGATTTTAATTGGTTAATTCTCACTTCCACCAACGGTGTAGATTACTTTTTCGCAAGATTGGCGACACAAGGTAAAGATGCGCGGGCTTTAGCAGGCGTCAAAATTGCCGTAGTCGGTGAAAAAACTGCCCAAAGTCTCGAACAACAGGGTTTACAGCCAGATTTTATTCCTCCTAATTTTATTGCTGATGCTTTAGTCGAACACTTTCCCGAACCTTTACAAGGGAAAAAAATATTGTTTCCGCGCGTCGAAACTGGCGGTAGAGAAGTTTTAGTCAAAGAGTTTACTGCTAAAGGTGCAGACGTTGTTGAAGTTGCTGCGTATGAGTCGCGTTGTCCGCAAAATATTTCACCAGAGGCGTTAAAAGCTTTACAACAGCAAGCCGTTGATGTAATTACGTTTGCAAGTTCCAAAACCGTTAAAAACTTCTGTCAACTCTTAGCAAGTCATAGCGGTGTTAATTTAGATTCTGTTTGTATTGCATCAATTGGACCTCTTACGTCTAAAGCTTGTCAGCAACACTTTGGGCGAGTCGATATTGAAGCTAGCGAATACACTTTAGAAGGGCTTACACAAGCAATTGTGCAGTGGGCAAAGCGATGA
- a CDS encoding TrkA family potassium uptake protein, with amino-acid sequence MNLSSLGFFRSLRQGNHQFAVIGLGRFGRAVCSTLYHLGYDVLATDIDEKRVAQVLTDQIAAHAVQLDSTQPTALKEAGVFEFDTVIIAIGNYLEESIVTTLNVKEGGVPHVVAKASSEVHYKLLQRVGADHVVFPEYEAGCALARSLTKPSILDRFDLDPDNSIVEIIVPDEFHGKTIADLKLRSRYGLNLIAVSHNGKFVINPDPSDRLEKGSAMVVIGSNRDINRLPI; translated from the coding sequence GTGAATCTATCTTCTTTAGGTTTTTTCCGCAGTTTGCGCCAAGGTAATCATCAATTCGCGGTGATTGGACTAGGACGATTTGGGAGAGCAGTATGTTCGACACTGTACCATTTAGGTTACGATGTGTTAGCAACGGATATTGACGAAAAAAGAGTTGCTCAAGTCTTGACGGATCAGATCGCCGCTCATGCCGTTCAACTCGATTCGACGCAACCCACAGCACTAAAAGAGGCGGGAGTTTTTGAATTTGATACAGTGATTATTGCAATCGGTAACTATCTTGAAGAAAGCATAGTGACTACGTTAAATGTCAAAGAAGGTGGTGTTCCCCACGTTGTTGCGAAAGCGTCTTCGGAAGTTCACTATAAGTTGCTTCAGCGCGTGGGAGCCGATCACGTTGTCTTTCCAGAGTATGAAGCAGGTTGTGCGCTAGCGCGATCGCTCACAAAACCATCAATTTTAGACCGCTTTGACCTCGACCCTGATAATAGTATTGTAGAAATCATTGTTCCTGATGAATTTCACGGCAAAACGATCGCTGACTTGAAACTTCGCAGTCGCTATGGCTTAAATCTTATCGCTGTCAGTCACAATGGTAAGTTCGTGATTAATCCCGATCCAAGCGATCGCCTTGAAAAAGGAAGTGCCATGGTTGTGATTGGGTCTAATCGAGATATCAATCGGTTGCCAATCTAG